From Toxorhynchites rutilus septentrionalis strain SRP chromosome 2, ASM2978413v1, whole genome shotgun sequence, a single genomic window includes:
- the LOC129769237 gene encoding uncharacterized protein LOC129769237: protein MELFVYFCSVGNLFCLWCRSLRNKSMDLDGNNDFEEINAEYIESEYDTDKDEDKSRWGASETSGDEIFVRVLKLYGKVLLEKSQVPEVKRKKKTALKVVEEQLLIQYGISMSGKQISKKVQNLKARIKEKTDTKATGNKKITLKSHETDFFNIMGGIENPSVSKRCYGVSFGSTTSLAGPSISEDSTLYDVENMDETDPIPSTEEHLNDTLSTKVIHF, encoded by the exons atggagttgtttgtttatttttgtagCGTTGGAAATTTATTCTGCTTGTGGTGCCGTTCGTTGCGAAATAAAAGCATGGATCTGGACGGTAACAACGATTTTGAAGAAATAAACGCCGAGTATATCGAGAGCGAATACG ATACTGACAAAGATGAAGATAAATCTCGCTGGGGAGCAAGTGAAACAAGCGGAGATGAAATATTCGTCAGAGTTTTGAAACTTTATGGAAAGGTTCTTTTGGAGAAAAGTCAAGTTCCTGAAGTGAAACGTAAAAAGAAAACTGCGCTAAAAGTGGTAGAAGAACAGCTTCTGATTCAGTACGGGATTTCGATGTCTGGAAAACAGATAAGCAAGAAAGTGCAAAATTTGAAGGCGAGAATCAAAGAAAAGACGGATACCAAAGCGactggaaacaaaaaaatcacattaaaAAGTCAcgaaacagatttttttaaCATTATGGGTGGAATAGAAAATCCCAGCGTGTCCAAAAGATGTT ATGGCGTTTCATTTGGGTCGACAACTTCACTTGCTGGTCCGTCAATTTCTGAAGATTCTACATTATATGATGTCGAAAACATGGATGAAACGGATCCAATTCCAAGTACTGAGGAACATTTGAACGATACTCTGTCGACGAAGGTAATACATTTTTAA
- the LOC129769238 gene encoding putative nuclease HARBI1, whose product MYSGDFFNLPFQPVVDVDGIYTRNRATKIYKGRRIGDDDNFKQLYRFSRENVDHLAQIFLGNDNETRGGALGDIQRMKCFLRYLGDPGFQVGVGEDLGIHQTTVCKTIWAVCKAIVIKANDWIRFPQTTQELEHEKKVWLSKHRMPGAIGAIDCTHILIKRPNIYKDEFINRKGLHSFNVQATCNAKEIFLNGLVPFMTLVYGGTPKY is encoded by the exons ATGTACTCTGGGGATTTTTTTAATCTACCATTTCAACCAGTtgtcgatgttgatggtatttaTACGAGAAATCGCGCAACAAAAATATACAAAGGGAGACGCATAGGTGACGATGACAATTTCAAGCAACTATACAGATTCTCCCGCGAAAACGTTGATCATTTAGCACAAATTTTTTTAGGAAACGACAATGAAACTAGAGGTGGAGCTCTCGGGGACATCCAGCGAATGAAATGTTTCTTGCGTTACTTGGGAGACCCCGGATTTCAG GTTGGAGTTGGAGAGGATCTGGGTATCCACCAAACAACGGTATGCAAAACTATATGGGCTGTGTGCAAGGCAATTGTTATCAAAGCCAACGATTGGATTCGTTTTCCACAGACGACACAAGAACTGGAACATGAAAAGAAAGTCTGGTTGTCCAAACATCGAATGCCCGGTGCAATCGGGGCTATAGATTGTACCCATATCCTGATAAAAAGACCCAATATCTACAAGGATGAGTTCATTAATAGAAAGGGGCTCCATTCTTTCAACGTACAAGCGACTTGCAATGCCaaagagatttttttaaatgggcTGGTTCCGTTCATGACGCTCGTATATGGCGGAACtccgaaatattga
- the LOC129769633 gene encoding co-chaperone protein HscB homolog, whose product MRRALKNSNFAQVFNSIGRSGNEIKNKMEYCSIPNICWSCNKQLMKQNSCFCTGCGSLQKVGYEDYFKLLDVPSTFNLDSSTLTSNFRRLQSQLHPDKFSQKSIVERNNSLEWSSLVNKAYKTLSLPLERGKYILQQNGIRISEDNTSVDSEFLMDMMERNEQVEEAVERADLENIARDLRLDINNLYDELNVCFANNNLEGAKIAVIRLKYLLNIEAIVKEKMLKYM is encoded by the exons atgagacgAGCGTTGAAAAACAGTAATTTTGCTCAAGTTTTTAATTCGATTGGCAGATcgggaaatgaaataaaaaataaaatggaatatTGTTCGATTCCAAATATATGCTGGAGTTGTAATAAGCAATTAATGAaacagaacagttgtttttgcACCGGTTGTGGCTCCCTACAAAAAGTTGGATATGAG GATTACTTCAAATTGCTCGATGTACCCAGTACGTTTAATTTGGATTCCTCGACTTTAACTTCCAATTTTCGACGACTTCAAAGTCAGCTCCACCCAGATAAGTTCAGTCAGAAATCGATCGTAGAGAGGAATAACTCGCTAGAATGGAGTTCGCTTGTGAATAAGGCATACAAAACGTTGAGTTTACCGTTGGAGAGAGGGAAGTATATACTGCAGCAAAACGGGATTAGAATATCTGAAGACAATACATCCGTCGATTCTGAGTTCCTTATGGATATGATGGAGAGGAACGAACAAGTGGAGGAAGCTGTAGAACGTGCGGATTTGGAAAACATAGCGCGAGACTTGCGATTAGATATTAATAATTTATATGATGAGTTGAACGTATGTTTCGCAAATAATAATCTTGAAGGTGCAAAAATAGCTGTGATAAGgttaaaatatttattgaacatAGAGGCTATTGTAAAAGAAAAGATGTTGAAATACATGTAA